The genomic region AATCTAACGGTATCAATCACAATCGATTCTGCGCTATTCAAGGTGTTAAAAGTTTGGGCATTGCTCTTCTCCAAATCATATCTCAACTCTCCAACAAGTGCCTTTTCGTTATCAACATTTGAGTCCATGTCTACAGCTTGTTCGCCGTGTAGCCAGCCAAAGACCCGGAAATCTTTCGGAGCACTTGATTGATCATAAGCCACATTCTGTATATTATCAAGTAAGCAAGTATATCAGAACAAAGCGAAAAGGCTCCTTTAAAGCTGTCTTACGAGTTACGATAAGATAGTGTAAAATCATCGTCCAAATAAGGTAACAGTTAATTCCAAAATCGAAAAGTTAGTATAAGCAAATCACGGGGTTACATTAGCATTTAGTATAAGGCGTTTCTATAGAAGTATAGGATGATTTGTAATACAGGAAGACCTTTTTAAGACTCTAACCACAAGCACATCAAACAGGACCATGTAGAAAGACTATTGTTCACAACTCAAACAGTTGGCAGGGCAGCCACAGATTAGCAAGCTACTAAGAGAGACGTAGACGAAATGATGAAGGGAATAGACTATGGTAGAATAGACAGTACTACTTAATATGAAGCCCAAGTTAATAAAAATGCATCTGGGCGAGGGTAAGTTTACATGTCTGAGATCATGTTCaataaccttttaaaaatttcaaaaattttatcaTAGGTACATcaatgaattttttttaataGAGGCAGAATAATTTCTAATAGTACACTTTTAATTTTAAATCACTACTTTCAGATGTTAATACGAAGACATAATAATtctttaaatttgataaaatgTCCCGTAAATTCAAAGTAGTCTTTTGCTACCTCCTATCATGTACACCATAATCAAATAACTTGAAAGCACATCACAAGTTCGCAACCCTTCAAAAATCATAATTAAAGAGGATCCTTTAGACCATTACTAAGTACGAATTACTGCCTCCGTCCCACTCATTAGTTCACCTTTTTAGTGTTCGAGGGGTAAaataatcaaaggtaaacaaatgatttgggCGGAGGGAGTATATAGTAGTATATGCTATTGTTTGCTGTAGCTTAGTATGAGTGTATGACACGAATAAGGCAGGCAATTTAGCAGCAGCAAAGCTCATAACAAGGGATAGTCTGGTACTCTTCCTATGGCTAGCAATATGTCGATATATCTTACGTAGCAGATCAACATTTAAAATAGTGTTGCCAGCAGTTAAACACATCCCCCTGATCACCTTGTAGATTAAACAGACTAGCTCTCTCAGTAGTCAGTCCAGCGATTCTTTCAATAATTTAGGTGCACTGTGAGGAAAGCTTGTCACAACCTGAAAAGGGCAGAGTCGACTGTCGAAATGTTCCTAAGCTACATGTTCATCCACAGGAAACATAACACCAAAAGCTCAAACAAAAGCAGCAAAATGTACCTTAGCAACATGTTCTAGTGTGACGGCCTCAGGAACAATAGCAGTTCTGAGACGAATTTCAACAAACCCACTACTACCCTTAAGAGCAAAACACATCCCTGGCTCTCCAAAACTAGGTCTTAACATTCTAACCGCACTCTCATGAACCCCTTCCCTCGATCCACCAAACCATTTCCCTTTTCCAGCCATTAAAGGCTCAGAATGCCTCACAACCCTCGCCCCACCACTCGCTAAAGCATAATCTACCCGCCCTACCCCATCAGCAGCATGTTTCTCGATCTCCTTCTCGACAATCTCCCTTGCCAAACCCCTTACATCATCCAAACTCACATCCGTCGCCTCCCCACTTCCACCATTCCCACTCACCAACTCATCATACATTCTAATCACATCATCTTTTGACACAAACCCCTTCGAAACCTCCCTTAATTCCCTCAATTCTACCTCCAAATCCTCATACTTTCCCCCAAATTCATCTAATTTCACCTCAATTTTATCCTCAACCCTCCTCCCAATCTCTCTCCTTAAATTCCCAACCTCGCTCTCAATCTTCTTCTCCACAACCCCTAACTCCACCTCAACCATTTTCGACGTCGATTTCATCGAGGCCTCCACACTCGCAATTCTCCCTTCCAAATCCGAAAACCCAACATTACCCCCACCTACATCATCACTACCCCCCAACTTCCTTACCAATTGGAGTAACCCTAATACCATAATCACCAATAAAACATTTTTTACCACCACATTGAATATCCTCTTCCAGCGTGGTTTGGAGTGTTTACGGGTTCGAGTTCGGGTTTGGGGGAATTGAGAGGGGTTTTTAGTAGCGGTAGTGGCGTTAACAATGTCGATTGATTGTTTGATGTCACTGATTGTAGGTGAAGGACGGTGGCGGGAGTTTGTCGTCGCAGAAATTGCCGATGTTGACATGGGAATGAAGGTAATTGAAGAGCGATTGGAGTTGATTGAATCAAATGTGAAGAAATTGGATTGAATAGATTTGTGATGATGTAACAAGGAAAGAAAAAGACAACCCTAGTGATAAAAAACTGAAATTTGAATTTGTGTGGGAGGGAAATTGGAAGTTGGGGTGCGACTGTGCCGATGTTTGTTTATGTGAGAAAGTGAGTAAAAGACAGTGAGGAAGTTGGAGCCTAGTGTCACGTCCTAATTCCTCAGGTGGGGAATAGACGTGCGTCACTCGTGtttagggatggcaatggataGAATCTGGATAGTATTCTATAAGATCCAAATCCGGTCCATATTTACAGGATCTGAAATTCTCATATCCATATCCGATCCACAGGATCTGGACTGGATCGGATTCTATCCTGATAGTCAAAGAAAAACTCCCTTTTAAAAATTGAAAAtattaatttttgaattttattgcGATGTAATCTAATATTTTTCTATATTAGATAAAAATAAtgaagttaaaattttaaaaacataaaaataaagtctTATGAAATTATAATAACACTAAAAAAATATTTCTTTTAACCGAAAAATGTTAATTAGAAAAAATCATGATTTgatttatgaaaatatattagaaaAACAAAGCATAtagttttattatttgtttaacttaacttattgtttaagaaaatgaaataaaaatggatcTAAGGGTAGGATATGGATCTCGACCCTACGATCCATTTCCATATCCTTATCCACTGGATCTAAGATATTGCGATCCATATCCGGTCCGTAGGATCTGGATCCCAGGATCTGGGCAGGATCTGGATTCCATTGTCATCCCTGCTCATGCCAAAACACACAACTTGGTGCGAGTTTCGAGAATATATAGAGAACATAGCAAAGTACAAGAGTAGTGTAGCGGAAAGATTGAATATTATTGATAACTTACAAGAGTTTGTACAATGCTTTtataatgcggaaataaagattacaatATTGAAGGTTGTGTGAATATTTGTGTGTGCTTGTGAATTATCTTAATTATGGTAAATGATGGCAtaaggcctctatttataggCGCCGATAAGTGGCGGTTGGGATGAATAGGAGCGTACTTGTTCCTCTTGGTGAAGGGCGTCCAAATGGGTTGTAGGGAACGCCTTGGGAAATGGCGGCAAAGAGAGGGCGAGTGATCCATTGTGTCTCCTTGGGTTTTGGTGCCAAAATGGATGGGTAAGGGGGATGTATTTGGTGGTGTGAGAGggggaaaggataaggatgaaTAAGGGGGATGTATGGTAGTTAtttagagggggggggggggggaaggtaTATGGACAAGGGACTTAATACATGGCCCTTGGTCACATCTCTTGGCATAATCGCATCTTCTCGACATATACGGACTTGTGGACTTCATAATAGCTTGTCCAGCTAACCTCAACTAGGAGTGAGCTGCCTCAACTAAGAGTGAGCTGAGTACACTTGAGTGAGCTGGAGTGAACTATTGTTGAGCTGCCCGAAGCTAGTATAGACTTTGTATGTGGTTTTACTCTTTATGTGAGCTACCATAAGCCTCCTTAACGCATCACGGAAGCTTAAAATAAGCGAACCGTGACATTCTCCCTCACTAGAGCGGTTGACGTCCTCGTCAACCCCTAGTATGGCGTGACCATATCCATAGATAGCATGTTTATTCGGCTTCTCATGGCCACACCTTTCACCAAGGTTAAGGTTTGTTTGAGGTTAACCCTTGGACTTTGTTTACGATCCTCTTGTTGGTTTGCCAAGGGGTGTCTTCCTTGTTGTTCTTGATTCTTACGTTCGTGCTTGAACTTGGACCGTTGATTAATACTTGTACTTCCACGTGActtgttgtaacaccccgatttatgaaggagcctttagcaagacattccctaataaaccggactgttaccatctcggtttcccgaggtagtgaataacaaattaaactccaaagcaaaatatataattactttaacttaattattacaaaacctcttttacatcaaattacaaggaactaacataaatgaaagtgaaagtcttctaaatgatgatctagctactaagtcttc from Silene latifolia isolate original U9 population chromosome 3, ASM4854445v1, whole genome shotgun sequence harbors:
- the LOC141647894 gene encoding SUN domain-containing protein 1-like: MSTSAISATTNSRHRPSPTISDIKQSIDIVNATTATKNPSQFPQTRTRTRKHSKPRWKRIFNVVVKNVLLVIMVLGLLQLVRKLGGSDDVGGGNVGFSDLEGRIASVEASMKSTSKMVEVELGVVEKKIESEVGNLRREIGRRVEDKIEVKLDEFGGKYEDLEVELRELREVSKGFVSKDDVIRMYDELVSGNGGSGEATDVSLDDVRGLAREIVEKEIEKHAADGVGRVDYALASGGARVVRHSEPLMAGKGKWFGGSREGVHESAVRMLRPSFGEPGMCFALKGSSGFVEIRLRTAIVPEAVTLEHVAKNVAYDQSSAPKDFRVFGWLHGEQAVDMDSNVDNEKALVGELRYDLEKSNAQTFNTLNSAESIVIDTVRLELRSNHGSPTHTCIYRLRVHGHVPDVVHEF